Sequence from the Neptunomonas japonica JAMM 1380 genome:
CGAGCTAGAGGCATATTTGCTTGAGCATAACTTGCCAAATGAGCATGATTATTTTGATCCTACTAAAGCGCTAGAAACACGTGAGTGCGGTTTGCACACACAGCTATAAATTGCTTTGTTAATATAAGAATTCAAGCAGTGGGTCCGATCTAATCAGTGGTTTTTGACCGGATTATGTTAATCTGGGCTCATGAACTGACTGGGGGCTCATTGTGGATTTTTTACCTCTCTTTTTTAATCTTAAGTCACGCCAAGTATTACTCATTGGTGGCGGTGATATCGCTTTACGTAAAGCCCGCCTATTGAAGCGTGCCGGTGTTTATCTCACGGTGGTATCGCATACCGTTGATGACGAGCTCAAAGCACTGTTGGTTAATGCTAACGATCAGATAGTTATTGGCGAATACCATGCGGCGTTATTAGAAGGCAAAGCATTAGTGGTAGCGGCTACTGATGACAAAGACCTGCATGAGCGTGTTCATTATGATGCAGTGGCGCTAAATATCCCTGTTAATGTTGTTGATACTCCCTCCCTTTGTACCTTTATTTTTCCGGCTATTGTTGACCGCTCACCTATTGTTATTGGTATCTCTTCAGGCGGAGAGTCGCCTGTTTTAGCACGCTTGCTAAGGGCGCGTTTAGAAACACTGATCCCTAATGGTTATAGCCGTCTAGGCTCATTAGTTGGACGTTTTCGCCAGCAGGTAAAAGCGACATTTGGTTCGGTTAATGAGCGCCGTCGTTTTTGGGAGCATGTGCTCGAAGGTCAGGTTGCAGAGAAGGTTTTTTCTGGGCGCAACGAGGAAGCAGAAGCATTGCTAAAAGCGGCCATCGATAAAGGTGAAAACAGCCACCAAATAGGCGAGGTGTACTTGGTTGGAGCGGGTCCTGGTGATCCAGAGCTCTTAACGTTTAAAGCGTTACGCCTGATGCAGCAAGCAGACGTTGTGTTTTATGACAACCTGGTATCGGCAGAAGTGCTGGATCTATGTCGTCGTGATGCAGACCTGATCTATGTTGGAAAAAAACGTGATGATCATGCGGTCCCTCAAGAGGGGATCAATGCACTATTAGTGCAGCATGCGCAGCAAGGTAAACGTGTTGTTCGCTTAAAGGGTGGAGATCCATTTATTTTTGGCCGAGGCGGCGAAGAGCTAGAAACACTTAAATCACACGGTATTCCATTTCAGGTGGTGCCGGGGATAACCGCTGCGAGTGCTTGTTCAACTTATGCCGGTATACCGCTAACACACCGAGGTTATGCGCAGTCGGTTAAGTTTGTAACAGGGCAGCTTAAAAATCGAAAAGATAAACTGAATTTCTCTGAGCTGGTGCACCCTAACCAAACCGTTGTGTTTTATATGGGGCTGCATACATTGCCAACTCTTGCAGAAAGCTTAGTCGAGCATGGTAAGCCAGCCGATACGCCAGTAGCTATTGTCTCTAAGGGGACGTCACCTGATCAAAAGGTTCTGACGGGTACCTTGGCTGACATTGCGGCTAAGCAAGAGGATGCGAAGCTAGTAGCACCGGCACTGATCATTGTAGGTGAAGTAGTTGCTTTGCAAGATCAGTTAGCATGGTTTGGTGACAACGTTGAACAAGAAGGTTTAACGCATGCGTTAGGAATGCTTAAAACAGAGAAATGAGTGTTCTGTTACATTGATTTAATGAGCTATTGCACATGAGCTGTTTTCGATAGCTGTTCGGATAATGGCTCTTTGTCGCAATTATTTATAGTAATGAATAACCGTTAAGCCGGACCCGTGAGGTTCGGCTTTTTTTGTGTCTATTGAATATAGGCTCCCGTGTTTTAGAGCCCCGTTTATTAGCAGCACACACATGCGTATGGTATTAATGAATGGGAACGAATAGCTATCTTCATTAATCAATGGTGAGAGAACTTATGAGTGATAAAGCCGTTATTGCGCAGAAAGTACCGTATGCAACTGATGTAGTCGCAGGCGAACGTTATCGTTGGTGCGCTTGTGGTTTAAGTAGCCGCCAGCCTTTATGTGATGGCTCACATAAAGGTACTGACTTTAGACCGGTGTCTTTCACGGCGGAAAAAACAGAGACAGTGTATCTCTGTGGTTGTAAGCAAACAGCAAATGCTCCGATGTGTGATGGATCGCATAAGGCTCTGTAAGCGTGCTCGATTAAAGATGTTTGTGTCTGATATTAGCATTGTATTGAAATGATTTTCAGGAGAGCTTTGGTATGCGTGTAAAGGTTCAATTTGAGAGCAATGGGCAAATGCTGGCTGGGATGCTGGAAACACCTGAAGCAGATATACGTTGTTATGCGCTGTTTGCTCATTGCTTCACGTGTGGAAAAGATATAGCGGCGGCCTCTCATATTGCACGGGCGCTGGTGGCAAAAGGCATTGCTGTGCTTCGGTTTGATTTTACGGGCTTGGGTAATAGCGATGGTGACTTTGCCAACACGCATTTTTCATCAAACATTCAAGACTTATTGGCCGCTGCAGATTTCTTGCGTCAGGAGTATCAAGCGCCTGCAATATTGATTGGGCATAGCTTGGGAGGTGCGGCAGTGTTAGCGATGGCAGCACAGGTTACAGAAGTTCATGCAGTTGTAACTATCGGTGCACCACACCATGCTAAGCATGTCGTGCATAACTTTTCAGCCTCAATCGATAAAATTATTGAAAATGGCGAAGCCGAAGTGTGTTTAGGCTCTCGCAAATTTCTTATCAAGAAACAGTTTTTAGATGATATTGATACACACCTTGACCATGATATTGGCAAGTTAAAAAAGGCATTGTTAGTGATGCACTCGCCGTCAGATTCTACGGTGCCTATTTCTGAGGCAGAAAAAATTTATCGTAATGCCAAGCACCCAAAAAGTTTTGTTAGCTTGGATAGTGCTGATCATTTGCTAACTAAGCGCGCTGACTCTGAGTATGTCGCAGAAACCATAGCAGGTTGGGCTAGTCGCTACATTCCTAAAGCAGAGCAGCATCGAGTCCCTGTTAAAAAAGGGCATGTCATTGTCGAAGAAAAAAATCATGTTTTCACCCAGCATGTGAGCAGCGATAGCCATTATTGGTTGGCAGATGAGCCGACAGCAGTGGGCGGGGCAAACAGTGGTCCTGATCCATATGAACATTTATTAGCAGGACTAGGGGCTTGTACCTCTATGACAGTTCGAATGTATGCGAGTCGAAAAAAGCTGGCGTTACAGCATGTGCGTGTTGAGCTAAGTCATACTCGTAATTACCATCAAGACTGTGAAGGGTGTGATGTAACGCCGCAGTCGATGGAAATTATTGAGCGTAAACTAACCTTGGTGGGAGATTTAACAAAAGAGCAGCGACAGCGTTTGCTAGAGATAGCGGATAAGTGTCCCGTACATAAAACACTACACAGTAATCTTCAGGTTGTTACTCAGTTGTTACCAACAGAGTAATGGGTGCTCAATAAACGGTTCTAGATAAAAGGGGCAGGCTAGGTTTATAGCCTGTACCCTTGAGGCATGCATCACTTGCTAAGTAATTGACTCTACTTATCTTCGCTGCCGATGTAACGATAGACGCCCGCACCCAAGATGGCACCAATCACTGGCGCTATCCAGAATAGCCATAACTGAGAAATCGCCCAACCGCCAACATACAACGCAACACCTGTACTACGTGCAGGGTTTACAGACGTGTTAGTGACAGGAATACTAATGAGGTGGATTAAGGTTAGACATAGTCCAATAGCAATAGGGGCTAAACCTTTAGGTGCGCGCTCATCCGTTGCACCCATGATGACGAGTAAGAACATCATCGTCATTACCACTTCAGTAATAAAAGCAGACAGTAATGAGTAACCACCAGGTGAGTGTTCCGCGTAGCCATTGGAAGCAAATCCTGCGCTGACATCAAATCCTGCTTGTCCGCTAGCAATCAAGAACAAAACCCCACCGGCAACTAAGCCGCCAATGACTTGCGCTGCGATATAGGGAAGTAACTGGTTGGCTGGAAAACGCCCACCTGCCCATAACCCTATAGAGACCGCTGGATTAAGATGACAGCCAGAAATATGTCCGATAGCAAAAGCCATCGTTAAGACAGTTAACCCGAAAGCAAATGACACGCCGAGTAGGCCGATACCTACATCAGGAAAAGCCGCAGCCAGTACCGCGCTGCCGCACCCCCCCAATACTAGCCAAAATGTTCCAAAAGATTCTGCAATATACTTTTTCATAACAACCTCCTTGATTGTGGAGGTAGTGTTGCGTTGAGTGGCTGAACCTCTACTGAAATATTAGTCTTCTAAGCTAAGTAAGCTTTTAAAGAGGCTAAAAGCCCTGCGTAAATAGGATTACAAAACTCACTAACATCATGACTGTTGTCTGAATCAAAGCTGGATGACCATTCAATAAAGGTCTCGCCTGTGTCTGTGATAGGCGATAATTTTACGACGCCAAAATAGTTCTGCACACAGTCTTTAGCGACAGGCCCTGGGCCATCATCAATACGGTACGTGAAAGTGAATCCATTATTGTCGATGGACAGAAGCGTTTCATGAAATGCATCATTAAGAATGCGTCGAGCACCCACCTCATGGCTTTGTTTATCTCCTACTTTCTCTGTAGAGGTAACAACAGCAGTGCCCCACGGTAAATCATGAAAGTTTTTTACGGTATCCCAAACTTTTTCTATAGGCGCATTGATAACCGTTGAGTTGTAACATTTTCCCATGGTGTTCACCTTGTCATCATTTTACGATTGATTGCGTTGGCTTCGTTGTACCTGAAATCTAGCATACTCGGGAAGTGAACTGCTGTTAGTCTGAAGTGTTAAAAAGCACCTTCTTTAGTGCTTTTTAGTATGTGCGTGGATTGTGCCTCTAGTGTTTTATTAAGGCGGTTTCTTATGTGAGTATTAGCAGGGTTAGATAAGGAACTAGGCTAAATATAATAAAAAGTAGTTTAAATAACCCAAGAAAAGCGTAAAAAGCAATGTCGAATTGCTGGCGCGTAATAGCAAAAAAATGGCGTTGAGTGTGATAGACAAAATCTGGCGCAAGCATAAATATACTTGTCCATAGAATAAGCAGTGCGACATTGATAACCGAACACCACATGAAAAAGTCTTTTAGTGTTTCTATGTCCATCTATGTATCATCCTTTTTTCCAAATAAGAGTTTTAGTTTATCCTTGGCCAGAAATAGAATTATCCCGAAAATGCTAACGAGCAATGTTTCCCAAAACTCTAATAGTTTCTTCCAAAATACACTAAGTAACTCTATCAATTTTTCTTTGAATAACCCGCTAGAATCAACATTGACAGTGACGTTGAGCGTAGCGGCTGTTCTGGGGACGGGAATGCCGCTGCAGTCAGCAGATTCAAATAGATTGATATTAGCGCCCACTTGAAAGGTACCTGCCTTAATAGGGACGAGTATAAAGCTGAGCTCGGAGCCTTTGGGGTGTATTTTTATGCACTGTATATTTTTAGGGGTTATGTTGAATTCTGGAGCGATGGCTTCAATTTTAGCGGTTTCGCCGGCGGCAGGTATTGTTGTAGTGCTGCTTGCCATGCCTGCAGGTACAATGGCACCTGAATCCGGGTTACCAATCCACACTCTTAATTCGCCCACAGGCCCAGGTATATCTAAGCGGGTATTAGCTGTTATTTCTACCTTGTATTGATCAAATGTAGGCGGCGAAATTTCCTTTGTAGCGTCCTTATATTTCGGGTTGAGGGTTGTTGTGTTGCTCGTTTTTTGAGCTTCTTTAGCTCGCCCAGCCGCTTCCTTTGTCGGTAGGGCTTTAGGTTTGTGCTTTACAGTATGGGTGTTAACTGTGGCA
This genomic interval carries:
- the aqpZ gene encoding aquaporin Z; the encoded protein is MKKYIAESFGTFWLVLGGCGSAVLAAAFPDVGIGLLGVSFAFGLTVLTMAFAIGHISGCHLNPAVSIGLWAGGRFPANQLLPYIAAQVIGGLVAGGVLFLIASGQAGFDVSAGFASNGYAEHSPGGYSLLSAFITEVVMTMMFLLVIMGATDERAPKGLAPIAIGLCLTLIHLISIPVTNTSVNPARSTGVALYVGGWAISQLWLFWIAPVIGAILGAGVYRYIGSEDK
- a CDS encoding bifunctional alpha/beta hydrolase/OsmC family protein, coding for MRVKVQFESNGQMLAGMLETPEADIRCYALFAHCFTCGKDIAAASHIARALVAKGIAVLRFDFTGLGNSDGDFANTHFSSNIQDLLAAADFLRQEYQAPAILIGHSLGGAAVLAMAAQVTEVHAVVTIGAPHHAKHVVHNFSASIDKIIENGEAEVCLGSRKFLIKKQFLDDIDTHLDHDIGKLKKALLVMHSPSDSTVPISEAEKIYRNAKHPKSFVSLDSADHLLTKRADSEYVAETIAGWASRYIPKAEQHRVPVKKGHVIVEEKNHVFTQHVSSDSHYWLADEPTAVGGANSGPDPYEHLLAGLGACTSMTVRMYASRKKLALQHVRVELSHTRNYHQDCEGCDVTPQSMEIIERKLTLVGDLTKEQRQRLLEIADKCPVHKTLHSNLQVVTQLLPTE
- the cysG gene encoding siroheme synthase CysG, which gives rise to MDFLPLFFNLKSRQVLLIGGGDIALRKARLLKRAGVYLTVVSHTVDDELKALLVNANDQIVIGEYHAALLEGKALVVAATDDKDLHERVHYDAVALNIPVNVVDTPSLCTFIFPAIVDRSPIVIGISSGGESPVLARLLRARLETLIPNGYSRLGSLVGRFRQQVKATFGSVNERRRFWEHVLEGQVAEKVFSGRNEEAEALLKAAIDKGENSHQIGEVYLVGAGPGDPELLTFKALRLMQQADVVFYDNLVSAEVLDLCRRDADLIYVGKKRDDHAVPQEGINALLVQHAQQGKRVVRLKGGDPFIFGRGGEELETLKSHGIPFQVVPGITAASACSTYAGIPLTHRGYAQSVKFVTGQLKNRKDKLNFSELVHPNQTVVFYMGLHTLPTLAESLVEHGKPADTPVAIVSKGTSPDQKVLTGTLADIAAKQEDAKLVAPALIIVGEVVALQDQLAWFGDNVEQEGLTHALGMLKTEK
- a CDS encoding SRPBCC family protein: MGKCYNSTVINAPIEKVWDTVKNFHDLPWGTAVVTSTEKVGDKQSHEVGARRILNDAFHETLLSIDNNGFTFTYRIDDGPGPVAKDCVQNYFGVVKLSPITDTGETFIEWSSSFDSDNSHDVSEFCNPIYAGLLASLKAYLA
- a CDS encoding CDGSH iron-sulfur domain-containing protein translates to MSDKAVIAQKVPYATDVVAGERYRWCACGLSSRQPLCDGSHKGTDFRPVSFTAEKTETVYLCGCKQTANAPMCDGSHKAL
- a CDS encoding DUF6868 family protein, whose translation is MDIETLKDFFMWCSVINVALLILWTSIFMLAPDFVYHTQRHFFAITRQQFDIAFYAFLGLFKLLFIIFSLVPYLTLLILT